The genomic stretch TTGTGATTACTGATTGtcatgatttacatttttgtacattaatCGCTTTTTAGTTGTCATAGCAACGGTTTCCGGTATTCACGTACTGTAGTTTAATTTCTATAGATTAATTGGATGACCAATTGTGATAAAATTCAGCTGATAACTTCTCACCCATAGTTGACAGTGTGTGCTCTAAAATACGCATAGTAGTATTGATAGACTTAAAGTAGTGTGCGGCCTACATGTGCAACGCTCTCCATTGTGCTGAAATGAGGCTACATGCAACCTTTTGATTCTCCTTTCCAACCTTTAAAGTTTTCTGCACCCTGCTGCAGTTAAACCATCTACATTTTCTCCACAAAGAATTCTTTCACTgtattatatttgcattttctttcaatAATTGGTTGATTGTTCGAGTAGTTGAATAAGTAATTATTAGTTTATAAGtttgattaataaaataaagttggCCTTTTTCTGGATCCCTGAACTTCATTGCAGCTTCAGACGGCTCCTTCACTGATCATATTTACATCTAAAATTGACATAgttaaatatgaacatataaaatatcaaactccacatgacactgaaaaatacattttgatttcattttcacacactgaAGCTAATTCATGTGCTAACGacttaaacaaaacataatatacTACACTTTTACCCACATTTATATTGACTTATCTGTCATTTACCACAAGATGTCGCTGGAGACCATAGATATGATTGTTGCACTATGTTTTATAACTCCTCCCTGCACGGAGAACCTAAAACCGTCATTGGCCATTAGATTGCAGATTCACTGGGATTGTACTGAGGCGAGGAGggttactgctgctgctggagaatCGTGTTTATGACGGATATATACATAAACTGGAGATATATGTTTAGCGGGATTCAGCGTTTATTGTACAACCATGAGTGTTCGACGACACAGTGAATACGTCTGGattcactgtgttttgtttctttgtctttgtgacTGGTCAGCTTCGCAATTATCTTACTCCATTTCCGAGGAGGTGAACAAAGGCACCGTAGTGGGGAATATCGCAAAGGATTTAAACCTCAATGTACAGGAGCTAGAGACAAGAGACCTACGTATTGTTTCGAGTTACAGTAAGAAATATTTTGACGTGAATTTGCGGACCGGGAACCTCTTTGTTGACAATAGAGTAGACAGAGAGGAGCTTTGTCCGAACACGGCGCAATGCTCCCTAAGAATACAGGCAGTTTTAAGCAATCCAATGAATGTGCACCGCATTGAGGTCAGTGTTTTAGATATAAACGATAACTCGCCTGAATTCGTAGAACAGTCCTTTTCGTTAAATATCTTCGAATCTCTGTCAGCGGGAGAGCGATATCTTCTCCCAGTAGCAGTAGATGCAGACATAGGAAGTAACTCAGTTAAGACCTACAAGCTgagccaaaatgaacacttCTCGCTTGATGTGCAAAGCGGTGGAGAGCACGGTGTGTCTGCTGAGTTAGTGCTGCAGAAAGCTTTAGATCGAGAGAAACAGTCGGTGATCACACTTCTTCTGACCGCCGTAGATGGAGGAAAACCTGCTAGGTCGGGTACATTGCAGATACGCGTAAATGTAATGGATACGAATGATAACGCACCAACTTTTAGTAAAACGCTTTATAAAGTGCGTGTGAGTGAAAATACTGCACACGGAGCAGTGGTAATAAAGTTAAATGCAACTGATTTAGACGAGGGCATGAACAGTAAGATCCTGTATTCCCTGGTCAAACGAGGAAATACTGACCCATCAAATGTTTTTGATCTAAATTCAGAAACTGGAGAAATCACTGTGAAGGGTAATTTAGACTATGAAGAAACGCCTGCTTATGAAGTGAGAGTTCAAGCAATGGATCAAGGCCATTACCCTCGTAGTGCTCATGCTAAACTATTGATAGAGATAATTGATGTGAATGACAATGCCCCAGCAATATCTGTGACGTCACTGATGACCCCAGTAAAAGAAGACGCAGAACTGGGAACAATCGTTGCTTTGGTTACAGTGAGTGATAAAGATGGAGGAAACAATGGTGTAACCAACTGTAAAGTAATGGGGTCTGTTCCATTTAAACTGAAGTCAAACTACAAAAATGACTACTCATTAGTAGTAGACGGACCGCTGGACAGAGAAAACACTTCTCTTTATAATGTCACCATTACAGCCACAGATGAAGGAAGTCCGCCTCTGTCCAGTGTCAGGGTAATTACTGTTCATGTTTCTGATGTCAATGACAACGCACCTCGATTTATGGAGCCTGTAATTAATGTTtatgtgaaagaaaacagtCCGACAGGCTCCGTCATTTATACAATAAATGCTTTTGATCCTGATTTGGACAGTAATGCAAAATTGACTTATACATTGTTAGACAGTTATCCAAGAAATATTCCGATTTCATCAGTTGTAAATATAAACTCTGAGACAGGAGAAATAGTCAGTTTGCAGGCCTTTAATTTCGAGGAGTTAAAAACGTTTCAGTTTAAAGTTCAGGCCACAGACTCTGGTGTTCCTCCGCTCAGCAGCAACGTGACTGTGAACGTTTTTATTCTGGATGAGAATGACAACAGTCCTGCTATTCTGGCGCCCTATTCTGAGCACGGCTCCGTTAACAGTGAGAACATCCCCTATTCTGCTGAAGCGGGCTACTTTGTGGCAAAGATCAGGGCTGTAGACGCAGACTCTGGATACAATGCGCTGCTTTCTTATCACCTGTCTGAGCCCAAAGGAAACAACCTCTTCCGGATCGGAACCAGCACCGGGGAAATCAGGACTAGGAGGAGAATGAGTGACAATGACCTGAAAACTCACCCCTTGGTCGTGTTGGTTTCTGATAACGGAGAACCCTCCCTGTCAGCTACTGTGTCTATTGATGTGGTGGTGGTTGAAAGCACAGCTGACATCCAGACTCAGTTCAGACATGTGCCTGTGAAGGAGGAGAGCTTCTCTGATTTAAACCTGTATCTGCTGATCGCCATTGTGTCGGTGTCAGCGATCTTTCTGCTGAGCCTCATCAGTTTAATAGCTGTCAAATGTCACAGGACAGACGGCAGTTTCGGCAGGTACGGCGCTCCAATGATCACCACCCACCCTGACGGGAGCTGGTCTTACTCTAAAGCTACTCAGCAGTATGACGTGTGTTTCAGCTCAGACACACTCAAGAGTGACATGGTGGTTTTTCCCGCGCCGTTTCCACCTGTAGATGGAGAGCTGATAAGTATTAACGGAGGAGACACTTTTACCAGGACTCAGACATTACCCAACAAAGAGAAGGTAGGCTATACATTTGTAAAGCCTTTTACTGACTGCTTATGATCTCACAACATTTCCATTTTGATACATGATGAACGTGCACTCAAACATTATAAATAATGCAACAAAAACTATCAGACTCCCAATCCATCAGACTTTTTGAAACAGCTGCTGATATAAATGTTCATGACAACCTGAATGCACTTTGACGCCATAGGCACTGATGGAAATCAAGTAGCTTAGCAACAAGCACCAACTGTGACGTAACTTCTGGCCATTTCAGACTAAGCCATTTCCTGTTCTCTGCTTTAGGTGGCCTGTGCCGAAATATCAAGCTTCAACAATCTATCTGAGTAGGCTTCGGCGTAGTCAAAGAGCCAGGTTGTTCATTTGTGTTACAAACATACGCTGTTGCAGAACGTGACAAAAATAATCTTGGTAAAATGGCTTCTTAAAACAGCAAGTGTATGAAGTGAGATGATCAAACCAGTTTGTCTGCTATTGATAATACTCCCTGTGGTGCTGAACTCCGTCTCTGTACTGTTCTGCAAAACCCGCTACTTTTATTCCTGCTTGTTGAAGACATTTCATTTGTGATTACACGGATCAAGTCTGCTCTTTCTATTGAAACATTGGTCACCGTGGTGCTGAACTTACAACCTCTGCTGTGTGTAGCGGGTAGCTACCATTTTCCACCAAGAGCCAACAATAGCTCCTGAAAAAAGCTCACTGAATTTAGTGAAGAATCGCTGTCCATGGTACTAGACTTTAGCtttgcaatatactgtatggtTTCTATACAATCTTgcagtgaaacaaacaaacctctGTAATTGATGATTTATTCTAAATATGGGACTTTTGAGGTACTGTATGGGAATTAAattctgtaaataaatacatgagtATTTTACTGGATATCTTGCGTTGTATATATTGTACCTTACAGTAACTCGTTTTTCTACTGACATATTTAGCTTTTCCGTCAATACAAGGTTGCCAGACTAAATATTACAAAAGACATGTTAACATAGTaaatcttgtttatttatttgtcacgAGAATAAAGGTCAATTGGGAGTTTGCAAATTAAGATCACTGTTAGATCACCACGGTGGACTGTAGTTGGACCGTAACACAAATGCTTTCATATAACATAACTGTTCAAATTATCAGGCTAACAGGTCTGTATTTGCTTACCTTCCATTCACCACATGATGTCGCAGGAGACCATAGAAAGGAATGTGTTTGTATATCCAAAACTCCTCCTCCCTGcctgggaaaaaaatgaaatcgTCACCGGCCATCAGTACAGCCTCAGAAGGTGCAGTGGCGAGAAAAGCAGGAGACTCCCGACAACAATATTGCTTTTGACTGAATTATCTGAACTGTGGATAAATGATTACTTGGATTCAGCTTTTTTGTTATATCAACGATGTATGTTCGACGACAGAAGGAATACGCCTGGATTCACTTcgttttgtttctttgtctctgtgacTCGATTGCTTCGCAGTTATCCTACTCGATATCCGAGGAGGTGAACAAAGGCACCGTAGTGGGGAATATCGCAAAGGATTTAAACCTCAATGTACAGGAGCTAGAGACAAGGGATCTACGTATTGTTTCGAGTTACAGTAAGAAATATTTTGACGTGAATTTGCGGACCGGGAACCTCTTTGTTGATGAGAGGATAGACAGAGAAGAGCTTTGTCCGAATGTGGTAAAATGCTCTTTGAAAATACAAGCTGTTTTAAACAATCCAATGACGGCACACCGCATAGAGGTGAACGTTTTAGATATAAACGACAATGCACCTGCTTTCATTGAAAAGGCGTATTCTTTGAATATTTCAGAATCGTCTTTAACGGGAGAGAGATATCTTCTCCCAATAGCAGAGGATGCAGATATAGGCAGTAACACAGTAAAGACCTACAAGCTgagccaaaatgaacacttCTCGCTTGATGTGCAGAGCGGTGGAGAGCACGGTGTGTCTGCTGAGTTAGTGCTGCAGAAAGCTTTAGATCGAGAGAAACAGTCGGTGATCACACTTCTTCTGACCGCTGTAGATGGAGGAAAACCTGCTAGGTCGGGGTCACTGCAGATACGCGTAAATGTAATAGATGTCAATGACAATGTACCCACTTTTAGCAAAGCGCTATATAAAGTGCATGTGAGTGAAAATACTGCACACGGAACAGTGGTAATAAAGTTAAATGCAACTGATTTAGACGAGGGCATGAACAGTAAGATCCTGTATTCCTTGGTCAAACGAGGAAACACTGATCTATCAAATATTTTTGATCTAAATTCAGAATCTGGAGAAATCACTGTGAAAGGTAATTTAGACTATGAAAAAACGCCTGCTTATGAAGTGAGAGTTCAAGCAATGGATCAAGGTCCTGTTCCTCGTAGTGCCCATGCTAAAGTACTGATAGAGATAATTGACGTGAATGACAATGCCCCTGAAATATCTGTGACGTCACTGATGACCCCAGTAAAAGAAGACGCAGAATTGGGGACAATCGTTGCTTTAGTTACAGTGAGTGATAAAGATGGAGGAAACAATGGTGTAACCAACTGTAAAGTAATGGGGTCTGTTCCATTTAAACTGAAGTCAAACTACAAAAATGACTATTCATTAGTAGTAGACGGACCGCTGGACAGAGAAAACACTTCTCTTTATAATGTCACCATTACAGCCACAGATGAAGGAAGTCCGCCTCTGTCCAGTGTCAGGGTCATTACTGTTCATGTTTCTGATGTCAATGACAACGCACCTCGTTTTATGGAGCCTGTAATTAATGTTtatgtgaaagaaaacagtCCGACAGGCTCAGTCATTTATACAATAAATGCTTTTGATCCTGATTTGGACA from Thunnus thynnus chromosome 9, fThuThy2.1, whole genome shotgun sequence encodes the following:
- the LOC137188819 gene encoding protocadherin alpha-2-like codes for the protein MSVRRHSEYVWIHCVLFLCLCDWSASQLSYSISEEVNKGTVVGNIAKDLNLNVQELETRDLRIVSSYSKKYFDVNLRTGNLFVDNRVDREELCPNTAQCSLRIQAVLSNPMNVHRIEVSVLDINDNSPEFVEQSFSLNIFESLSAGERYLLPVAVDADIGSNSVKTYKLSQNEHFSLDVQSGGEHGVSAELVLQKALDREKQSVITLLLTAVDGGKPARSGTLQIRVNVMDTNDNAPTFSKTLYKVRVSENTAHGAVVIKLNATDLDEGMNSKILYSLVKRGNTDPSNVFDLNSETGEITVKGNLDYEETPAYEVRVQAMDQGHYPRSAHAKLLIEIIDVNDNAPAISVTSLMTPVKEDAELGTIVALVTVSDKDGGNNGVTNCKVMGSVPFKLKSNYKNDYSLVVDGPLDRENTSLYNVTITATDEGSPPLSSVRVITVHVSDVNDNAPRFMEPVINVYVKENSPTGSVIYTINAFDPDLDSNAKLTYTLLDSYPRNIPISSVVNINSETGEIVSLQAFNFEELKTFQFKVQATDSGVPPLSSNVTVNVFILDENDNSPAILAPYSEHGSVNSENIPYSAEAGYFVAKIRAVDADSGYNALLSYHLSEPKGNNLFRIGTSTGEIRTRRRMSDNDLKTHPLVVLVSDNGEPSLSATVSIDVVVVESTADIQTQFRHVPVKEESFSDLNLYLLIAIVSVSAIFLLSLISLIAVKCHRTDGSFGRYGAPMITTHPDGSWSYSKATQQYDVCFSSDTLKSDMVVFPAPFPPVDGELISINGGDTFTRTQTLPNKEKVACAEISSFNNLSE
- the LOC137189403 gene encoding protocadherin alpha-2-like isoform X9; this translates as MYVRRQKEYAWIHFVLFLCLCDSIASQLSYSISEEVNKGTVVGNIAKDLNLNVQELETRDLRIVSSYSKKYFDVNLRTGNLFVDERIDREELCPNVVKCSLKIQAVLNNPMTAHRIEVNVLDINDNAPAFIEKAYSLNISESSLTGERYLLPIAEDADIGSNTVKTYKLSQNEHFSLDVQSGGEHGVSAELVLQKALDREKQSVITLLLTAVDGGKPARSGSLQIRVNVIDVNDNVPTFSKALYKVHVSENTAHGTVVIKLNATDLDEGMNSKILYSLVKRGNTDLSNIFDLNSESGEITVKGNLDYEKTPAYEVRVQAMDQGPVPRSAHAKVLIEIIDVNDNAPEISVTSLMTPVKEDAELGTIVALVTVSDKDGGNNGVTNCKVMGSVPFKLKSNYKNDYSLVVDGPLDRENTSLYNVTITATDEGSPPLSSVRVITVHVSDVNDNAPRFMEPVINVYVKENSPTGSVIYTINAFDPDLDNNAKLTYTLLDRYPRNMPISSLLNINSETGEIVSLQSFNFEELKTFQFKVQATDSGVPPLSSNVTVNVFILDENDNSPAILAPYSEHGSVNSESIPYSAEAGYFVAKIRAVDADAGYNALLSYHLSEPKGNNLFRIGTSTGEIRTKRRMSDNDLKTHPLVVLVSDNGEPSLSATVSIDVVVVESTADIQTQFRHVPVKEESFSDLNLYLLIAIVSVSAIFLLSLISLIAVKCHRTDGSFGRYGAPMITTHPDGSWSYSKATQQYDVCFSSDTLKSDMVVFPAQFPPVDAELISINGGDTFTRTQTLPSKEKPKAPNADWRYSASLRAGGVMQSSVHMEESSVMQGAQGVLVQNWPTASSAADGEGGEVSPPMGAGVDSNSWHFRYGPGGPGAPPQHLKPGEVPPEAFIIPGSPAIISIRQNQGGEDDKSDFITFGKKEEAKKKKKKKKEKKDKKDKGKDDGDE